DNA from Sulfurimonas gotlandica GD1:
ATGAGCATAAATATGATTGGCTTAGTGCAGAAAATGTAATAGTGCACTCATCAAACGTGGGCATTGCTCAACTAGCTCAAAAACTAAGTGGTTTAGAATTCTATGATGGTCTTAAAAGTTTTGGTTTTGGTCAATCTTCTACACCTGATTTGATGTATGAAAAAGAAGGTTCAGTCCCAAGTAGTACAAGACTAAGCAATGAAATATATAAAGCAACATGTTCATATGGTTACGGGATGCAAGCAAACCTTATGCAGCTTATTCGTGCTTATAGTGCTTTTAATAATAACGGCAGAATAATAACTCCAAAAATAGTGAGTAACTTTATAGATGCAAGAGGAAATAACATACCAATAGAAAACGGAGAACAGGTTCAAGTAATAAAGAGTTCTACGGCTAATAGAATAAAAAAAATACTTATTAAAACCGTAAATGAAGGAACAGGGACAAAGACAAAAACAGATGGCTTAATCATTGGTGGGAAAACTGGAACAGCACATAAGGTTGAAAAAGGACAATATGTAAACAAATACAATACAGCCTTTTTAGGTTTTGCGAACGATCAAGAAAGCAAATATACTATTGGTGTAATTGTAATTGAGCCTAAGAGTAGTCAGTTCGCTGCTCAAACTGCTGTACCTGTTTACAAAAAAATTATTGACATAATGGTTGAAGAGGGGTATCTAAAGCCAAATATTGTCAAGTAATCTAGTATTACCAACTTTTGCTTCTACTAAGATCACTGTATTTCCTATCTCGACTTCTTTTATTATCTCAAAATCACGGTTAAGTATTTCTACATAAGAAATTTCTAATGGGGAAAGTATCTCTCTCATCTTTTTTATAATCTCCTTAACATCCACTATTCCTGAAGAAAGCATCTTTGCAGCTATGTGAAGTGATGATGAAATCTTTAGTGCCTCTTTTCTCTCTTCTTTTGATAGATATACGTTCCTGCTGCTAAGTGCCAGACCGTCATTCTCTCTAACAGTATCTACTGCAACAATTTCAACACTCATAAAGAACTGTTTAACCATTAAGCTTATAAGGTTTAACTGCTGTGCATCTTTTTTTCCAAAGTAAGCTTTTGTTGGGTTCACAATATTTAAAAGTTTCATCACCACTGTTAAAACGCCGTTAAAATGTGACGGACGGCTAGTTCCTTCTAAAACAAATCCACGAACATTAGGTGCTAAAATACTAACTTCATCACTGTCATATATATCTGTTGCATTTGGAAAAAATAGAATATCTACACCACTCAGCTCACAGATTTTTTTATCTGCCTCATCTTTTCTCGGATATTTATCTAAATCCTCGCCTTTTAAAAACTGCGTTGGATTGACAAATATTGAAACTATCACAATTTCATTGGCTTTTCTTGCCTCTTTTATAAGAGTAATATGCCCTTCATGCAGAGCACCCATAGTTGGAACAAAACCGACACTTCGATTTCCTTGAAAACCAACTGTTTTGTCATAATTTTTTAAATACTCTTTTAACTCTAATGGAGTAGAAATAATCTTCATTTTAAGCCTCAATTTAATATAATCGCATTATATAACAAATAGGTTTATTTATGGACAACTACGAATACACAGAACTCTTAAAAAATTTAAATTTAAAAATGAACAACATTACTGGTGTTGTAGAACCTGATAAACTAACAAGCAGACTAGAAGAGATAGAAGAACTGGAAAACGATCAGGACTTTTGGAACGATGCTGATAATGCCGCAAAAATTCAAAAAGAAAAAACACAACTTCAAAGAAAACTAGATAAATATTCAATTGCAAAAGATGCTATCACAGATGCTCTGGAGCTTTATGAGATGGCTAAAGAAGAAAACGATGAAGACTCAATAGAGTTGTGCTTCAGCGATGCTAGTGACTTAGAACAACTTATCCTTAACATGGAAGTAGAAGTCCTCTTAAGCGGTGAAACTGACTCTAACAACGCTATTTTATCCATTCATCCTGGTGCTGGCGGAACAGAGTCACAAGACTGGGCTGAGATGCTACTTCGTATGTATAAAAGATGGGCTGAGAGACATGGCTTTGGCGTAGAAGTTTTGGACTATCAAGTTGGTGATGAAGCTGGAATAAAAGATGCCTCCATACTGATTAAAGGTGAAAATGCATACGGATACTTAAAAGTAGAAAATGGGATACATAGACTTGTTCGTATCTCACCATTTGACTCAAACGCTAAACGACATACTTCTTTTAGTTCTGTAATGGTTTCACCAGAAATTGATGATGATATAAACATAGTCGTAGAGGACAAGGATATTCGTATTGACACTTATCGCGCAAGCGGTGCAGGTGGGCAACATGTAAATAAAACAGAATCAGCTATACGAATAACTCATATAGCAACTAATGTTATTGTCCAGTGTCAAAATGACAGATCTCAACACAAGAATAAAGCAACCGCAATGAAGATGCTAAGATCTCGCCTTTATGAATTGGAATTAGCAGCTCAAAAAGCTGAAATTGCAGGTATCGCAAAGAGTGAGATAGGTTGGGGACACCAAATTCGATCGTATGTTATGCAGCCATATCAGCAGGTTAAAGATACAAGAAGTAATGAAGCCTATTCAAATGTATCTGGCATCTTAGATGGAGATATAGACAAAATGATTGAGGGAGTTTTAATCGCTCAAAACAAGCAGAGCACTATTAGATAGTAAATATTTCTTTAAAAAATAAAGCCTAATTCGCTGGCTCATTTTTTCTTACAAAACTATATCCTAAAAATCCAACACCTAAAATCATAGCTATTATAGTCAAATATCGCATCTGTTTAGCCTGAGTGTCCTTAAACTCTTCAAGGAATTTAGATGTATCTTTCTTTTGAGGTTTTTTTGAGCTACTTCCGCTTCCACCTGCTACTTTAGCTTCCATTCTAGCTATATTTGCAGCAGCAATTTCATTTTGAGTAAATCCTTCTTTTGGTGTAACCCAAAAATGTACGACAAAACCAATTAGAAGCATTAAAACACCTGCGATTCTAAGTATCAATATTTTATTTTTTTCAAAAAATTCCAAAGTTCACCTTTTAGTTTACCAATTATAGTGCAAATTATGTCAAAATCACAATATGAATCTACTTAAAGAATTTTCACTTGATGATAAATGCTCATATCTTGACAATACACAACAGACAACTCATTATAAAGTAATTGATGATTGCGATGCTCTACAATGCCAAGAACTGATAGAGAGAGGGTATAGAAGATTTGGCAAAATGTTCTTTAGACCAATTTGTGCAAATTGTAATGAATGTAAAAGTATCAAAATAGATGTAAGCAATTTTAAATTTTCCAAATCTCACAGAAGAGTTCTTAAAAAAGCAGAGTTTATAAAGAGCTACATACAAATACCAACTATGACGCAGGCTCATTTAGCTTTATTTGAGAAGTACCATCTTTATATGAAAGAAAAGAAAAATTGGGATCATAGCAAAACGAACCCACAGAGCTACTACAGTTCATTTGTAAACGGACATAACGGTTTTGGATACGAAGTACTATATTATCATGAAGACAAGCTGATAGCTGTAGACCTAATCGATATACTTGAAGATGGTATTTCATCTATATATTTCTATTATGATCCCGAGTATATGAAGTATGGATTAGGAAAACTGTCATTACTATTTCAAATAAAATTTGCTGAGTCTCAAAATAAAGAATGGATATATCTTGGTTACTATGTAAAAGATTGCTCATCACTTTCATACAAGGCTGACTACAAGCCATTTCTTACACTACAGGGAAGACCAACAGAAGATGAAGAGTTTAATTGGGTTTAGCTAACTCTTCTACCTGTTCTTTACGAATTTCACTCTTTTTTTTAATAAGTTCTTCTTCTAAAGTTTTTTGAATAGATTCTTGCTTTTCTTTATCTTTTTCACGTATACGTTTTATCTTAGCTTCTTGGATCTCTTTTATAGAAAGTCCATGTTTTTTGGATGAATCTTGCTTCTCTTTTAGCATCTCGTCTTCATCTAAATATTTTTGGATTACACCTGTTGCATTCATATCTGTACAATGTGCAAAATAATATTCTAATATTTCAGATTTATGTTTTGATGTATCCATAAGCCCAGAATTCACAGTTTTAAAGAACAGTTCATTATCTTGACTGATGAGTGATGATTTATAAGAATTAACAGTAGTTCTATGGAAGAAATCATTTGTTTTTGATAATTCTCTAATAGTTTGTAAATACTTTTTTTTATCTATATTTTTATCACCAGCTTCTATTGCATACCCTAAATCTTTGGCTTTATAAACTTCTTTAACATATGAATCTATTTTTTTCTCATACTGAGAGAATTCAGGCATATCTTTTAACTTTTCAATATTATCTACATTGTTATATATTACATCACCTAGCGCAGAGTATACCTTAGGATTTTGTGCCATTAAAAATGTTGCTAAAAGAGCTAAAATAACTAATTTAATCATAAAATATCCATAAAATTTATTTTTTCGTATTATATCAGAATAATAATGATAGAATTATCACATGATTGATATATTAAAAAAAGAATTGACTATATACACCGCTTTGCTCACGCTGCTGATTTTTCTTATGCATCCAGATATGCTAAGTGATCCAACTGTTAGACTTGGACTTATGCAAGATAAGGCTAACTATGTACATCCGCTACTGTATACGTTTTTTGTATACTTAATACTCTTTTTTCTAAGAGCTGTTTCTGGTTTTATTGCTAAGTTATTTGAGAAAAAATAAAAGGTAAGTTTAAATAAGTTCAACACTTCCAAAAGGAAGTGTTGAGGGAGAAAAAGTAATATTAACCGTTTCTCTTTTTCTGAATCTCTTCAGATACATTTTTAGGAACTTCTTCGTAGTGATCAAATTCCATTGAATATGTAGCACGTCCTTGAGTTGCAGAACGAAGGTCAGTTGAATAACCAAACATCTCAGCAAGTGGAACAAATGCGTCAACAATCTTGTTACCTGAGCGGTCACTCATATTGCTAATTTGACCACGACGACGATTAAGGTCACCGATAACGTCACCCATGTAATCTTCAGGAACTTCAACTTCAACTTTCATAAGTGGCTCTAAGATTGATGGACGTGCTTTACGACAACCCTCTTTAAATGCCATAGAAGCAGCAAGTTTAAATGCCATTTCATTTGAATCAACATCATGGTATGAACCATCATAAAGTGTAATATCCATGTCTTCCATAGGGTAACCAGCAAGTACACCACTGCCCATAGTCTCAGCACAACCTTTTTCAACTGCAGGAATAAATTCTTTAGGAATTGCTCCACCTTTAATTTCGTTGTGGAATACAAAACCAGTTCCAGTTGCACCTGGTTTGATTGTAAGGTAAACATGACCGAATGCACCACGACCACCAGATTGTTTAGCATACTTGTATTCTTGATTAACTGTATCTTTAATAGACTCACGGTAAGAAACCTGTGGAGCACCAACTTCAGCTTCAACAGAAAATTCTCTTTTCATTCTATCTACAAGAATTTCAAGGTGTAACTCACCCATTCCTGAAATAATAGTCTGACCAGTCTCTTCATCAGTATTAACTCTAAAAGATGGATCTTCAGCGGCAAGCTTACTTAGTGCAATACCCATTTTTTCTTGGTCAGCTTTAGTTCTTGGCTCAACAGCAACAGAGATAACTGGTTCAGGGAAATCCATTCTCTCAAGAACAACTTTCTCACCAACACATAAAGTATCACCCGTAGTAGTTACTTTCAAACCAACAACAGCACCAATTTCACCTGCGTAAATTGATTTAACTTCTTCACGCTTGATAGCATGCATTTTAACTATACGACCAACTCTCTCTTTCTTATCTTTAGTAGAGTTATGCACGAAAGAACCAGCATCTAATGAACCACGATAAACACGGATAAAAGTCAGTACTCCAACAAATGGATCTGTCATAATTTTGAATGCTAATGCTGCAAAATCACCCTCGTCTGTTGATGGAACTGCAACGTGTACTTCTTCATCATCCATCAAAGTACCCTCAATAGCTGCTGATTCCATTGGAGATGGTAAATAAGCAACAACAGCGTCAAGTAAAGTTTGAATACCTTTGTTCTTAAATGCTGTACCACAAGTCATTGGAACGATTGCCATACCAATTGTCGCTTTTTTGATTGCTGCAGCAATCTCTTCATTAGAAATTTCTTCACCTTCTAAGAATTTTTCAGCAAATTCATCATTACCATCAACTTCAGATATAGATTCAAGCATTTTTTCTCTATATTCGTCAGCTTTGTCTTGTAAAGAAGCAGGAATTTCTTCAACATGGTAGTTAGAACCCATAGCTGCATCTTTATCCCATACAATTGCTTTCATTAGAACAAGGTCTATAATACCGTCAAATTCAGCTTCTGCACCAATTGGTAGTTGAATTGGAACCGGATTACCTTTTAGTTTTTCACGAATTTGATTTTCAACTTCGTAAAAATCTGCACCTGTTCTATCCATTTTATTAACAAAAACAATTGAAGGAACTTTATAACGATTTCTTTGTCTCCAAACTGTTTCTGATTGAGGTTGAACACCACCAACAGCACAGAATACTGAAACAGCACCATCAAGTACACGCATAGAACGCTCAACTTCAATAGTGAAGTCAACGTGGCCCGGAGTATCAATAATATTTATCTGCTTGCCTTCCCACTCACAAGTTGTAGCAGCAGAAGTAATTGTAATACCACGCTCTTGCTCTTGCTCCATCCAGTCCATAGTAGCAGCACCATCATGAACCTCACCGATTTTATGCTCAACACCAGTATAAAATAAAATTCTTTCTGTTGCTGTAGTTTTACCAGCATCGATATGCGCAGCAATACCGATATTTCTTACATCATTTAATTTGTGACTTCTTGCCATTGTTAGTACCTTGTATAAATTAGTTGAGAGATTACCTCTTTTATAAATAAATTATATTTACTTATAAAAGAGGTTTTAAATCTATAATAAATGTTAACACAAAAGTTTGCAAGCAAACTTGAGCTTTGCTTAGTGAGCAAAACATGTGTTAACCTAGTAAAGGGAATTACTTCCCTTTGTGTGTAAAAAAAGTAGTGCTTACCAACGGTAATGAGCAAATGCTTTATTAGCTTCTGCCATTCTGTAAGTGTCTTCTTTTTTCTTGAATGCATTACCT
Protein-coding regions in this window:
- the panC gene encoding pantoate--beta-alanine ligase, producing MKIISTPLELKEYLKNYDKTVGFQGNRSVGFVPTMGALHEGHITLIKEARKANEIVIVSIFVNPTQFLKGEDLDKYPRKDEADKKICELSGVDILFFPNATDIYDSDEVSILAPNVRGFVLEGTSRPSHFNGVLTVVMKLLNIVNPTKAYFGKKDAQQLNLISLMVKQFFMSVEIVAVDTVRENDGLALSSRNVYLSKEERKEALKISSSLHIAAKMLSSGIVDVKEIIKKMREILSPLEISYVEILNRDFEIIKEVEIGNTVILVEAKVGNTRLLDNIWL
- the prfB gene encoding peptide chain release factor 2 codes for the protein MDNYEYTELLKNLNLKMNNITGVVEPDKLTSRLEEIEELENDQDFWNDADNAAKIQKEKTQLQRKLDKYSIAKDAITDALELYEMAKEENDEDSIELCFSDASDLEQLILNMEVEVLLSGETDSNNAILSIHPGAGGTESQDWAEMLLRMYKRWAERHGFGVEVLDYQVGDEAGIKDASILIKGENAYGYLKVENGIHRLVRISPFDSNAKRHTSFSSVMVSPEIDDDINIVVEDKDIRIDTYRASGAGGQHVNKTESAIRITHIATNVIVQCQNDRSQHKNKATAMKMLRSRLYELELAAQKAEIAGIAKSEIGWGHQIRSYVMQPYQQVKDTRSNEAYSNVSGILDGDIDKMIEGVLIAQNKQSTIR
- a CDS encoding arginyltransferase; the encoded protein is MNLLKEFSLDDKCSYLDNTQQTTHYKVIDDCDALQCQELIERGYRRFGKMFFRPICANCNECKSIKIDVSNFKFSKSHRRVLKKAEFIKSYIQIPTMTQAHLALFEKYHLYMKEKKNWDHSKTNPQSYYSSFVNGHNGFGYEVLYYHEDKLIAVDLIDILEDGISSIYFYYDPEYMKYGLGKLSLLFQIKFAESQNKEWIYLGYYVKDCSSLSYKADYKPFLTLQGRPTEDEEFNWV
- the fusA gene encoding elongation factor G, whose translation is MARSHKLNDVRNIGIAAHIDAGKTTATERILFYTGVEHKIGEVHDGAATMDWMEQEQERGITITSAATTCEWEGKQINIIDTPGHVDFTIEVERSMRVLDGAVSVFCAVGGVQPQSETVWRQRNRYKVPSIVFVNKMDRTGADFYEVENQIREKLKGNPVPIQLPIGAEAEFDGIIDLVLMKAIVWDKDAAMGSNYHVEEIPASLQDKADEYREKMLESISEVDGNDEFAEKFLEGEEISNEEIAAAIKKATIGMAIVPMTCGTAFKNKGIQTLLDAVVAYLPSPMESAAIEGTLMDDEEVHVAVPSTDEGDFAALAFKIMTDPFVGVLTFIRVYRGSLDAGSFVHNSTKDKKERVGRIVKMHAIKREEVKSIYAGEIGAVVGLKVTTTGDTLCVGEKVVLERMDFPEPVISVAVEPRTKADQEKMGIALSKLAAEDPSFRVNTDEETGQTIISGMGELHLEILVDRMKREFSVEAEVGAPQVSYRESIKDTVNQEYKYAKQSGGRGAFGHVYLTIKPGATGTGFVFHNEIKGGAIPKEFIPAVEKGCAETMGSGVLAGYPMEDMDITLYDGSYHDVDSNEMAFKLAASMAFKEGCRKARPSILEPLMKVEVEVPEDYMGDVIGDLNRRRGQISNMSDRSGNKIVDAFVPLAEMFGYSTDLRSATQGRATYSMEFDHYEEVPKNVSEEIQKKRNG